The Azospirillum baldaniorum genome contains a region encoding:
- a CDS encoding nitrogen fixation protein NifQ, with product MIADIADPAVFSLHPPADALDGVPDGPALDRLLFSRIVGLAAQHPGGVTASLGLAREALAELIRRHAVGFVHLLPTLPDYSGVDAIEEEDLRAFLLNHRAAGMVEEEWLAAIVARRTLGPNHLWQDMGFANRRELNAMFRRHFPSLVALNSGDMKWKKFFYRQLCEREGLMLCKSPNCEVCDDFSACFSAEDGDPLSALARVARGEGA from the coding sequence ATGATTGCCGACATCGCCGACCCCGCGGTCTTCTCGCTCCACCCGCCCGCCGACGCCCTGGATGGCGTCCCGGATGGCCCGGCCCTCGACCGGCTGCTGTTCAGCCGCATCGTCGGGCTGGCCGCGCAGCATCCCGGCGGTGTCACCGCCTCCCTGGGGCTGGCGCGCGAGGCGCTGGCCGAGCTGATCCGGCGGCACGCGGTGGGCTTCGTCCATCTTCTCCCTACCCTTCCCGACTATAGCGGTGTGGACGCCATCGAGGAGGAGGACCTGCGGGCCTTCCTGCTCAACCACCGCGCCGCCGGGATGGTCGAGGAGGAGTGGTTGGCCGCCATCGTCGCCCGCCGCACGCTGGGGCCGAACCATCTCTGGCAGGACATGGGCTTTGCCAACCGGCGGGAGCTGAACGCCATGTTCCGCCGCCATTTCCCGTCGCTGGTCGCGCTGAACAGCGGCGACATGAAGTGGAAGAAGTTCTTCTACCGCCAGCTCTGCGAGCGCGAGGGGCTGATGCTCTGCAAATCCCCCAACTGCGAGGTGTGCGACGACTTCAGCGCCTGCTTCAGCGCGGAGGACGGTGACCCACTGAGCGCCCTGGCCCGCGTGGCCCGCGGCGAGGGGGCCTGA
- a CDS encoding response regulator: MDRKPVDYGQYSILVIEDQPFVRRTIMQILSQIGFRSIAEADNGETGMRECIRATPDVIVCDIDMKPVSGLQFLAELRASAEVRNRRTPVVFLTNHTESEIVKKAMSLGVNGFVVKPPSFGALKERVDRLLAGK; encoded by the coding sequence ATGGACAGGAAGCCGGTCGATTACGGGCAGTACAGCATTCTGGTCATCGAAGATCAGCCCTTCGTGCGCCGGACCATCATGCAGATCCTCTCGCAGATCGGCTTCCGCTCGATCGCCGAGGCCGACAATGGGGAGACCGGCATGCGGGAGTGCATCCGCGCCACCCCGGACGTGATCGTCTGCGACATCGACATGAAGCCGGTGTCCGGCCTCCAGTTCCTGGCCGAGCTGCGGGCCAGCGCGGAGGTGCGGAACCGCCGCACGCCGGTGGTCTTCCTGACCAACCACACGGAATCCGAAATCGTGAAGAAGGCCATGTCCCTGGGCGTCAACGGCTTCGTCGTGAAGCCGCCGTCCTTCGGCGCCCTGAAGGAGCGGGTGGACCGCCTGCTGGCCGGCAAGTGA
- a CDS encoding ATP-binding response regulator, protein MPKHADSDEPDRGGSTTGKALRDSLEALNRNLAEGVRTADRLQRDASRLVEESARLAAELVEQRREMGRLRDRLHRSEDRRAVREEELRRAHETAERANRAKARFLTAASHDLRQPIQAAALYAHILRGAVGSNPSAREAADLLQASIDSLSGMLSGLLDLARLEAGAVDVVVTEFRPDALMHRLAQEFRESARTEGTSLHVHPCGVAVRTDPRLLERILTHLLSNAIRHGGGNGRRVLLGCRRRPDALEFQVWDDGRGIPPDARAAIFEEFHQLDNPERSAAKGFGLGLPLVARMARLLGLTLDLRSQVGRGTVFMVTVPRAVLPSKPDRRLTAAARAMAVAATSAAATASPTDRMKGRRVLLVEDDERVRHAMTMLLKRWGVQVTAVGSAEELADRLPRMRHRPHVVLADHRLPGGQTGRTVAELVRSRWDVPVVIITGDTAPERLREARSIGCRLLHKPVEPGDLAATLDDVMDP, encoded by the coding sequence ATGCCGAAACATGCGGACTCGGATGAACCGGACAGGGGTGGATCAACCACCGGCAAGGCGTTGCGGGACAGCCTGGAAGCTCTGAACCGCAACCTTGCCGAAGGGGTCCGGACCGCGGACCGTCTCCAGCGCGACGCCAGCCGCTTGGTCGAGGAAAGCGCGCGTCTGGCTGCCGAACTGGTCGAGCAGCGCCGCGAGATGGGGCGGCTCCGCGACCGGCTTCACCGCTCCGAGGACCGCCGCGCCGTTCGGGAGGAGGAACTGCGCCGTGCCCATGAGACGGCGGAGCGCGCCAACCGGGCCAAGGCGCGCTTCCTGACCGCCGCCAGCCACGACCTGCGCCAGCCGATCCAGGCGGCGGCGCTCTATGCCCACATCCTGCGTGGCGCCGTCGGTTCCAACCCCTCGGCCAGAGAGGCGGCGGATCTGCTCCAGGCCTCCATCGACAGCCTGAGCGGTATGCTGAGCGGCCTTCTGGACCTCGCCCGGCTGGAGGCCGGCGCGGTGGACGTCGTCGTCACGGAATTCCGCCCCGACGCGCTGATGCACCGTCTGGCCCAGGAATTCCGGGAGAGCGCAAGGACCGAGGGGACAAGCCTGCACGTCCACCCCTGCGGCGTGGCGGTGCGGACCGACCCGCGGCTGCTGGAACGGATACTGACCCATCTGCTGTCCAACGCCATCCGTCACGGCGGGGGAAACGGGCGGCGTGTTCTTCTGGGCTGCCGACGTCGCCCCGATGCGCTGGAATTTCAGGTGTGGGACGACGGACGGGGCATTCCCCCCGACGCCCGGGCCGCCATCTTCGAAGAATTCCACCAGCTCGACAACCCGGAGCGCAGCGCGGCCAAGGGTTTCGGCCTCGGCCTGCCGCTGGTGGCCCGCATGGCGCGGCTGCTCGGCCTGACGCTGGACCTGCGGTCGCAGGTCGGGCGGGGTACGGTCTTCATGGTGACCGTTCCGCGCGCCGTCCTCCCCTCCAAACCCGACCGACGCCTGACCGCTGCCGCCCGCGCCATGGCCGTCGCCGCCACCAGCGCGGCGGCGACGGCATCACCAACGGATCGGATGAAGGGCCGGCGGGTGCTGCTGGTGGAGGACGACGAGCGGGTGCGCCATGCCATGACCATGCTGCTGAAACGCTGGGGCGTCCAGGTGACGGCCGTCGGCTCGGCGGAGGAGTTGGCTGACCGCCTGCCCCGGATGCGCCACCGCCCCCATGTGGTGCTGGCCGACCATCGCCTGCCCGGCGGCCAGACCGGCCGCACGGTGGCCGAGCTCGTGCGGAGCCGCTGGGATGTTCCGGTGGTCATCATCACCGGCGACACGGCGCCGGAACGGCTGCGCGAGGCGCGCTCCATCGGTTGCCGCCTGCTGCACAAGCCGGTGGAACCCGGCGACCTCGCCGCCACGCTGGACGACGTCATGGACCCGTGA